A region from the Vibrio artabrorum genome encodes:
- a CDS encoding hydratase, with amino-acid sequence MTNAFKQAAEELLSRRVAGTKAPRLDEQYRPNNLEDALKIQSAMIDLKSDKVGGWKCLLPLAEDKFVVAPIFSGSVQQGEVCELFADNDVVRVEPEIAFTLAKSLPASLEGYSEEQINEAIGSCHMALELMQSRFADDSGAEFYEKLADGLVNQGLFIGPEIDREKAFTSAEINIEVTQDEQVQAFDGKHPNTLPPSPIYWLINTMTRRGVDFQAGEAIITGSYCGIVEMGFDKPTTFHYEGIGEYQVTFKQKR; translated from the coding sequence ATGACAAATGCATTTAAACAAGCAGCTGAAGAACTGTTGAGTCGTCGCGTTGCAGGCACCAAAGCACCAAGATTGGACGAACAGTACCGTCCGAATAACTTGGAAGATGCGCTAAAGATTCAATCAGCAATGATCGATTTGAAAAGCGATAAAGTCGGCGGTTGGAAGTGCTTGCTTCCTCTGGCTGAAGACAAGTTTGTTGTTGCGCCAATCTTCTCGGGTAGCGTTCAACAAGGCGAAGTTTGTGAACTGTTTGCAGACAACGATGTGGTACGCGTTGAGCCTGAAATTGCATTTACGCTTGCTAAGAGCCTGCCTGCAAGTCTAGAAGGTTACAGCGAAGAGCAAATCAACGAAGCGATTGGTTCTTGCCATATGGCACTTGAATTAATGCAATCGCGCTTTGCGGATGACAGCGGTGCTGAGTTCTATGAAAAACTGGCCGATGGCCTAGTAAACCAAGGTCTGTTCATTGGCCCAGAGATTGATCGTGAAAAAGCGTTCACGTCTGCAGAGATCAATATCGAAGTGACTCAAGATGAGCAAGTTCAAGCATTTGACGGCAAGCACCCAAATACACTGCCACCAAGCCCAATTTACTGGCTGATTAACACCATGACGCGTCGTGGGGTTGATTTCCAAGCGGGTGAAGCAATCATTACGGGTTCTTACTGCGGTATCGTGGAAATGGGATTCGATAAGCCCACAACCTTCCATTATGAAGGCATTGGCGAATACCAAGTGACGTTCAAGCAGAAACGCTAA
- a CDS encoding SgrR family transcriptional regulator yields the protein MSDLNMMRYYTRLDSFEPNISHSVTLTEVADKLFTSLRHARTLLGKMHQAEWVVWEPKVGRNQRSNLTLRFSNQQLTQHVASKLIEQGKYEKALSILDNDRAVFGSLLQETSGATMREGLLHVQLTYKRKFEGLFPHHIHRSSERFLIRQVFSCLVTCNGKGELKPELAHHWQYDSEKLVWTFYLRPGLTFHDGQPVDAKQLVSMFSALQTLPFYQTELAHVSSVYSEQPLRISFQLTKADTGFAGLLAGVKYSIQPAAQVTREPSPLSSVSHVVIGTGPFKVVETNSERIKLAAFEHYYGCRSLTDEVTIWQFEESMTGTARFDDSQMHVSPYEDSSCFHQLGKSDAELVSADTDGLRSRVEDGCLFILFNQNSAASPLNNEQRKYLSELTNPQAVLSQLEHNKGLFSVSLAQNILPSWQKLYRTPSKEAQLPKRMSIAVYDYYALYRCAICVSDILKRYGVEVEVNTYSFRELAELSQSGELKEDLVLCNLNLDDNAPSSLFSWMMNDPILHSALGEMNSDWLKLRLDSHKASVELPNYLAELEPIASTLISDYWLVPMFHHLQTVRFQGILKNVAITNWGWPDFKKVWSAD from the coding sequence TTGTCTGATCTAAACATGATGCGTTACTACACTAGGCTGGATTCGTTCGAGCCTAACATCTCACACTCGGTGACTTTAACTGAGGTCGCAGACAAGCTGTTTACCAGTTTGCGCCATGCAAGAACCTTACTCGGCAAGATGCATCAAGCTGAATGGGTGGTGTGGGAGCCAAAAGTCGGCAGGAATCAACGTTCTAACCTGACATTGCGCTTTAGCAATCAACAACTGACTCAACATGTTGCCAGCAAGCTGATAGAGCAGGGCAAGTACGAAAAAGCGCTCTCTATTTTGGATAATGACCGCGCAGTGTTTGGCTCTCTTCTCCAAGAAACATCCGGTGCGACGATGCGCGAAGGGTTACTGCACGTCCAATTAACCTACAAACGTAAGTTCGAAGGTCTGTTCCCGCATCATATTCATCGTAGTAGTGAGCGATTTTTGATCAGGCAAGTGTTCAGTTGTTTAGTGACTTGCAATGGCAAAGGAGAGTTGAAGCCTGAGCTAGCGCATCACTGGCAATATGATTCTGAAAAGCTAGTTTGGACTTTCTATCTACGCCCGGGACTTACTTTCCATGACGGACAGCCTGTGGATGCTAAGCAATTAGTTTCGATGTTTTCTGCGTTGCAAACCTTACCTTTCTATCAGACAGAGCTCGCCCATGTCTCTTCGGTTTACAGTGAACAACCATTGAGGATCAGCTTCCAACTCACCAAAGCAGATACCGGCTTTGCTGGTTTACTTGCTGGCGTTAAATATTCGATTCAACCCGCAGCGCAAGTCACCCGTGAACCGTCTCCATTAAGTTCTGTGTCCCATGTTGTTATTGGAACCGGCCCATTTAAAGTGGTTGAGACCAACAGTGAACGAATCAAGCTCGCTGCATTTGAGCACTATTATGGTTGTCGCTCGTTAACCGATGAGGTGACTATCTGGCAGTTTGAGGAATCAATGACGGGCACTGCTCGTTTCGATGATAGCCAAATGCACGTATCGCCTTATGAAGATTCTTCTTGCTTCCATCAATTAGGGAAAAGCGATGCGGAACTTGTTTCAGCAGACACAGACGGCCTTCGTAGCCGAGTAGAGGATGGGTGTCTGTTTATCCTATTCAATCAGAACTCAGCGGCTAGTCCACTAAATAATGAGCAGCGTAAATACCTTTCAGAACTGACCAACCCACAAGCTGTTTTGTCTCAGTTGGAACATAACAAGGGTTTGTTTAGTGTCTCTTTAGCTCAAAACATACTACCAAGTTGGCAGAAATTGTATCGGACGCCTTCGAAAGAGGCACAACTGCCGAAAAGGATGAGTATTGCGGTTTACGACTATTATGCGTTGTATCGATGTGCTATTTGCGTATCCGACATACTCAAACGATATGGCGTGGAAGTTGAGGTGAACACCTACAGTTTTCGAGAATTGGCGGAGCTCTCTCAAAGTGGCGAATTAAAAGAGGACTTGGTGCTGTGTAACCTGAATCTCGATGACAATGCCCCGTCTTCGCTGTTTTCGTGGATGATGAACGATCCTATTTTGCACTCTGCTTTAGGAGAGATGAACAGCGATTGGCTCAAGCTGCGCTTGGATAGTCATAAAGCATCCGTTGAACTGCCTAATTACTTGGCAGAACTAGAACCTATCGCGTCCACTCTGATCTCGGATTATTGGTTAGTGCCGATGTTTCATCACTTACAAACCGTGCGTTTCCAGGGGATTCTGAAAAACGTAGCCATCACCAACTGGGGATGGCCAGATTTCAAGAAAGTATGGTCCGCTGATTAA
- the rimK gene encoding 30S ribosomal protein S6--L-glutamate ligase — MRIAILSRNENLYSTSRLKAAGEARGHQVDVIDTLHCDIDIASNNPKIRYMGEELPQYDAVIPRIGASITFYGTAVVRQFEMMGTFCINESVAISRSRDKLRSLQLLSRKGIGLPKTGFASRPDKIQDLIKNVGGAPLVIKLLEGTQGIGVVLAETNKAAESVIEAFMGLKANILVQEFIEEANGADIRCFVVGNKVIAAMKRQAGEGEFRSNLHRGGTAQLVKLSKEERATAINAAKIMGLNLCGVDILQSKNGPVVMEVNSSPGLEGIEKATGKDVADMIFEFIEKNAKPNANRTRGKG; from the coding sequence ATGCGTATCGCAATTCTTTCTCGCAACGAAAATCTATACTCTACTTCTCGCTTAAAAGCGGCTGGAGAAGCACGTGGTCACCAGGTCGATGTTATCGACACGCTGCACTGTGATATAGATATCGCGAGTAACAATCCGAAGATTCGCTACATGGGTGAAGAGCTACCTCAATACGATGCCGTTATTCCACGTATTGGCGCTTCCATTACCTTTTACGGAACTGCGGTTGTTCGCCAATTCGAAATGATGGGCACTTTTTGTATCAATGAGTCAGTTGCAATCAGTCGTTCTCGCGACAAACTGCGCTCACTACAACTGTTGTCTCGCAAAGGTATTGGCTTACCAAAAACAGGGTTCGCTAGCCGCCCAGACAAGATTCAAGACTTGATCAAAAACGTCGGTGGCGCGCCACTGGTTATCAAGCTTCTTGAAGGTACTCAAGGTATCGGTGTGGTTCTAGCTGAAACAAACAAAGCAGCAGAAAGCGTTATCGAAGCATTCATGGGCCTAAAAGCGAACATCTTGGTTCAAGAGTTCATTGAAGAAGCCAATGGCGCAGACATCCGTTGCTTTGTTGTTGGCAACAAAGTCATTGCAGCGATGAAGCGTCAAGCTGGTGAGGGTGAATTCCGCTCTAACTTGCACCGTGGCGGTACCGCTCAACTGGTTAAACTCAGCAAAGAAGAGCGTGCTACAGCAATCAATGCTGCGAAAATCATGGGGTTAAACCTATGCGGTGTTGATATTCTACAATCTAAGAATGGCCCAGTGGTAATGGAAGTGAACTCTTCTCCTGGCCTAGAAGGTATTGAGAAAGCGACGGGTAAAGATGTAGCAGACATGATTTTCGAATTCATCGAAAAAAATGCAAAACCAAACGCTAACCGTACTCGTGGCAAAGGCTAA
- a CDS encoding ATP-dependent zinc protease family protein, with the protein MNNKMIIGNTEALCLPELGITGLHTRVDTGAKTSSLHVDNLLCVKKDGENFVEFDLHPDVYHLEETVRCKAKLKTSKKIKSSNGEVEHRCVIETMLKIGGQEWPIDITLSNRQDMTYMMLLGRQGMSDKVMVDPAGEFLLTH; encoded by the coding sequence ATGAACAATAAAATGATCATAGGGAATACAGAAGCACTTTGCTTACCAGAGTTAGGGATAACTGGACTCCATACCCGTGTTGATACAGGGGCTAAAACCTCTTCTCTACACGTAGACAATCTATTGTGTGTAAAAAAAGACGGTGAGAACTTCGTTGAATTCGATCTTCACCCTGACGTTTACCACTTAGAAGAGACAGTGCGCTGCAAAGCGAAGCTGAAAACAAGTAAGAAAATCAAATCATCGAACGGCGAAGTTGAACACCGTTGTGTAATTGAAACCATGCTAAAAATCGGCGGTCAGGAATGGCCTATCGATATCACGCTAAGCAACCGTCAAGATATGACTTATATGATGCTGCTTGGTCGTCAAGGCATGAGTGACAAAGTGATGGTTGATCCAGCGGGTGAATTCCTGCTGACTCACTAA
- a CDS encoding MBL fold metallo-hydrolase: MQLHTIKGYIQDMYLVEYPDRLLLLDGACRADIPHLKAFIEDELGREFSDLHTVVVTHMHPDHAGAAHTLRKLTNCHLVAANRDKDWYHGIDGILMHLTDLALAKWMANRLGKPKANLWYSRKLKPDCKLSDGDSIPGFDDWFVLETPGHTDRDLSVYCPSHNVAYVADLMVEVKKKLIPPFPIFHPNQYRASLSRIYDMQLDTLLVAHGGQVDFSQQAFEHLLMSAPRRPVTHWRVTKIKTKKLLLSIWRFGFQSHGKSKK, translated from the coding sequence TTGCAGCTGCATACTATCAAAGGCTATATCCAAGATATGTATCTCGTAGAGTACCCAGATAGGTTGCTGTTACTTGATGGTGCATGCCGAGCGGATATACCCCATCTTAAAGCTTTCATTGAAGATGAGCTTGGCCGTGAATTCAGCGACCTGCACACTGTGGTTGTGACGCACATGCATCCCGATCATGCAGGTGCTGCGCATACACTCAGAAAGCTGACTAATTGTCATTTGGTGGCAGCAAACCGAGATAAGGATTGGTATCACGGCATTGATGGCATTTTGATGCACCTGACCGATTTAGCATTAGCAAAGTGGATGGCGAACCGCTTAGGCAAGCCGAAAGCGAACTTGTGGTACTCAAGGAAATTAAAACCTGACTGCAAACTATCAGACGGCGATAGTATTCCGGGGTTTGATGATTGGTTTGTTTTGGAAACGCCAGGCCATACTGATCGTGATCTCTCTGTCTATTGCCCATCACACAATGTCGCTTATGTTGCCGACTTAATGGTCGAGGTTAAGAAGAAGCTGATTCCGCCGTTTCCTATTTTTCACCCTAATCAGTATCGAGCGTCGTTATCGCGTATTTATGATATGCAGCTCGATACCTTGCTGGTGGCACATGGTGGGCAAGTCGATTTCAGTCAGCAAGCTTTTGAACATCTGTTGATGAGTGCGCCAAGAAGGCCTGTTACGCATTGGCGAGTGACGAAAATCAAAACCAAAAAATTACTGCTATCGATTTGGCGTTTTGGTTTTCAATCTCATGGTAAATCGAAGAAATAG
- a CDS encoding 2OG-Fe(II) oxygenase has product MNQLIDALSTQGYFVWDDFLTQEEVVALRDCIPENWKKARIGRNDEVTRESTIRSDKIQWLRRDMGQPASLFLDKMEQIRLAANQAFFLGLFEYEAHFAKYEKGDFYQKHLDCFKGNENRRLTTVFYMNDEWTEDDAGELVVYDLKDNHIATIPPKSGRLFVFLSEQFPHEVLPTNTERFSIAGWFRINGVKDNQLDIAH; this is encoded by the coding sequence ATGAACCAATTAATCGATGCTCTTTCTACCCAAGGTTATTTCGTGTGGGATGACTTCTTAACTCAAGAAGAAGTGGTGGCATTGAGGGATTGCATTCCAGAGAACTGGAAAAAGGCTAGGATTGGCCGTAACGATGAAGTAACGCGAGAGTCGACCATCCGTAGTGACAAGATTCAGTGGCTGCGCCGTGATATGGGTCAGCCAGCATCTCTGTTTTTAGACAAGATGGAACAAATTCGTTTAGCGGCAAACCAAGCGTTCTTTTTGGGTCTGTTCGAGTACGAAGCACACTTTGCTAAATACGAAAAAGGCGACTTCTACCAGAAGCACTTAGACTGTTTCAAGGGCAATGAAAACCGCCGCCTGACTACCGTGTTCTACATGAATGACGAGTGGACAGAAGACGACGCAGGTGAACTTGTGGTTTACGATCTAAAAGACAACCACATCGCGACCATTCCACCAAAGTCAGGCCGCTTATTTGTGTTCTTGTCTGAACAGTTTCCACACGAAGTACTGCCGACAAACACAGAGCGATTCAGTATTGCTGGTTGGTTCCGCATCAACGGTGTGAAAGACAACCAATTGGACATCGCACACTAA
- a CDS encoding glycerophosphodiester phosphodiesterase family protein yields the protein MSSTIVGHRGAAGTHPENTKASIEQAAKLGLKWIEVDIQPTQDDQLVVCHDHTLERCSDGKGRVDEHTLAELRQLDFGRWKSEQFAGEKILTLEELLALVERHDLSVNLEIKVDSRHQAPHVVDLLHDELIRSNLDTDKILLSSFSHKVVSEMARHLPRYRVGVITEQLTQADLMLMNEVKAFSCHINYEHVNQSDLDTLSEANIQTWCYTVNDPSQFKFLSKVDAVFTDFPNQFSLIN from the coding sequence ATGTCGTCTACCATCGTAGGTCATCGGGGGGCCGCAGGTACTCACCCAGAAAATACCAAAGCAAGCATTGAACAAGCGGCTAAACTCGGCTTGAAATGGATTGAAGTTGATATTCAGCCCACTCAAGATGACCAACTGGTCGTTTGTCACGATCACACGCTTGAGCGCTGCAGCGATGGCAAGGGTCGTGTCGACGAACACACCCTTGCTGAGCTTCGCCAACTCGACTTCGGCCGTTGGAAATCTGAGCAGTTCGCTGGGGAAAAAATACTGACCTTAGAAGAGTTACTTGCGCTTGTTGAGCGGCATGATCTTAGCGTCAACCTCGAAATTAAAGTCGACAGTCGACATCAAGCCCCTCATGTGGTTGATCTGCTACATGATGAGTTGATTCGCTCAAATCTCGACACCGATAAGATCTTACTATCGAGTTTCAGCCACAAAGTGGTGTCTGAAATGGCGCGTCATTTGCCGAGATATCGAGTAGGGGTCATCACAGAGCAACTGACTCAGGCTGATCTTATGCTCATGAATGAGGTCAAAGCGTTCAGCTGTCACATCAACTACGAACATGTTAATCAGAGCGATCTTGATACACTGAGTGAAGCAAACATCCAAACATGGTGCTACACCGTCAACGATCCCTCCCAATTCAAATTCCTCTCAAAAGTCGATGCCGTATTCACTGATTTTCCGAATCAATTTAGCCTTATAAATTGA
- a CDS encoding sulfite exporter TauE/SafE family protein, which yields MDLIFNPTFPILGSIFVFAAIVRGFSGFGFTLVALPLSALFMPVIELVPVFMLIDLLGNVQLLPKVRKHVNWRWVLKVFIPCFAFTPIGLLLLKSVSQDTIILIISAFIFASALMIYKGFQYKSEPRFAPYILGSLAGVMNGAASMSGPPIGTHALASPVAPHIARAGLIAFFVLADSTAFVSASIAGLVDRDVVWLTLALLPSSMFGGYVGSKLFERFGGAKFKPVTIALLIVIAIFSAGRVLL from the coding sequence ATGGATCTCATTTTTAATCCAACCTTCCCAATTTTGGGTTCAATCTTCGTTTTCGCCGCTATTGTTCGTGGCTTCTCAGGTTTCGGTTTCACCCTAGTGGCCTTGCCGTTAAGTGCATTATTCATGCCTGTTATCGAACTGGTTCCTGTCTTCATGTTGATCGATCTCCTAGGCAATGTTCAATTGCTACCTAAAGTTCGAAAGCACGTTAACTGGCGCTGGGTTTTAAAAGTATTTATCCCTTGTTTTGCCTTCACACCAATCGGCTTACTTCTGCTTAAATCCGTTAGCCAAGACACGATCATCTTGATCATCAGTGCCTTCATTTTTGCGTCTGCACTTATGATCTATAAAGGTTTCCAGTACAAAAGCGAACCGAGATTTGCTCCCTATATTCTAGGCAGCCTTGCGGGCGTAATGAACGGCGCGGCATCAATGTCTGGGCCGCCAATTGGCACTCATGCATTGGCAAGCCCAGTCGCTCCTCATATTGCCAGAGCAGGCCTGATAGCATTCTTCGTATTGGCGGATTCCACTGCGTTTGTTTCGGCATCTATCGCAGGATTAGTCGACCGTGATGTAGTCTGGCTGACTCTCGCGCTCTTACCGAGCAGCATGTTTGGCGGCTATGTGGGTTCTAAACTGTTCGAGAGATTTGGTGGTGCGAAGTTTAAGCCTGTCACCATTGCATTGCTGATTGTGATTGCGATATTCAGCGCAGGTCGAGTCTTACTGTAA
- a CDS encoding L,D-transpeptidase family protein, with the protein MQVACAETSPTFEASIDGKTLIVEKIISDATAIETIVFESAPSLSNRAPTSSVTPTSIFNKNDVIESDVREHIALGSQKTSHRILTPPDADSIKASSRHVVTLVRVDKSKRRMYLLKGEEVIQEYRIALGKQPKGHKRFEGDNRTPEGEYQLDYVMEESNFYRSVHINYPQPSDMQWAEQNGVDPGGNIKIHGIKNGERRSPNFIQSFDWTDGCIALTNQDMDEFLKLVKMGTPIHIEW; encoded by the coding sequence ATGCAGGTTGCGTGTGCCGAAACATCGCCGACCTTCGAGGCGTCCATTGATGGCAAAACGCTGATTGTAGAAAAGATCATTTCAGATGCAACGGCTATCGAAACCATTGTGTTTGAGTCTGCGCCTTCTCTATCTAACCGAGCCCCCACATCATCAGTAACACCAACGTCGATTTTTAATAAAAATGATGTTATTGAAAGCGATGTGCGTGAGCATATTGCTTTAGGCTCGCAAAAAACATCCCACCGAATTCTCACCCCACCAGATGCCGACTCTATAAAAGCCTCATCGCGACACGTGGTGACGCTCGTTAGGGTTGATAAATCAAAACGTAGGATGTATCTACTTAAAGGCGAAGAGGTGATCCAGGAGTATCGTATTGCGTTAGGCAAACAACCGAAAGGGCACAAACGCTTTGAAGGGGACAACCGAACGCCTGAAGGGGAGTACCAACTCGATTATGTGATGGAAGAGTCGAACTTTTATCGCTCTGTCCATATTAACTATCCGCAACCGTCGGATATGCAATGGGCAGAGCAAAATGGGGTAGATCCCGGAGGGAACATCAAAATTCACGGCATCAAAAACGGTGAGCGTCGTTCACCTAATTTTATTCAAAGTTTTGATTGGACAGATGGTTGTATTGCATTAACCAATCAAGATATGGATGAGTTTCTTAAACTGGTAAAAATGGGTACCCCTATCCATATCGAATGGTAG
- a CDS encoding GNAT family N-acetyltransferase — translation MQIRTAKVTDIRSILALSDQINRQHHCGAPMVFAPASQAFSDSEEYWLGLMLDPIGAFLVAVQDEQVVGFLAGKVTQNRGVSFIQPHKIARVNTLVVNDDVQKRGVGKSLMKSFNQWAQARGAIELRLEVMEFNQQAQGFYESLGMETQSRTMSMRFEAN, via the coding sequence ATGCAAATTCGGACAGCCAAGGTAACGGATATTCGCTCGATTCTAGCGCTTTCTGATCAGATTAATCGTCAGCATCATTGTGGGGCGCCTATGGTGTTTGCGCCTGCCTCGCAAGCTTTTTCTGATAGTGAAGAGTATTGGTTGGGATTGATGCTTGATCCCATTGGGGCGTTTTTAGTGGCAGTGCAAGATGAACAAGTTGTTGGATTTTTGGCTGGAAAAGTGACGCAGAATCGTGGGGTGAGTTTTATTCAACCCCATAAGATCGCACGGGTAAATACGCTAGTGGTGAACGATGACGTTCAGAAGCGAGGTGTTGGTAAATCGTTAATGAAGTCATTCAACCAATGGGCGCAAGCGAGAGGGGCGATAGAACTTAGGTTGGAGGTGATGGAGTTTAACCAACAAGCTCAGGGTTTCTATGAGTCGTTAGGAATGGAAACTCAGTCACGAACCATGTCTATGCGGTTTGAGGCCAATTAA
- a CDS encoding Gfo/Idh/MocA family protein, with the protein MIKFAVIGTNWITQKFVQAAHDTQSMKLAAVYSRSMESASEFAQEFNVDTTYDSLEALACDDTIEAVYIASPNSLHCQQSILLMEHGKHVICEKPVASNIDEATRMFEVAEQNGVVLFEAYKSQFLPNFKQMQLGLAKIGKLHKAHINYCQYSSRYQKYLNGENPNTFNPAFSNGSLVDIGFYCVAATVALFGEPDSVQASAKRLDSGVDAHGCAIFQYPELDVTLTHSKVSDSYAPSEIQGELGAILIDHIAECTDVKIRYRDGHIENLTQSQSKNSMSYEAQAFADCIGGDQTTLAQAKLRALSVAKLITEMRQQVGVVYPADK; encoded by the coding sequence ATGATTAAGTTTGCTGTAATTGGAACCAATTGGATCACTCAAAAGTTTGTTCAAGCCGCCCATGACACTCAATCGATGAAACTTGCTGCGGTTTATTCGAGAAGCATGGAGAGCGCTTCTGAATTCGCTCAAGAATTCAATGTTGATACAACCTACGACTCACTCGAAGCATTGGCCTGTGATGACACTATCGAAGCGGTTTACATTGCTTCACCAAACTCACTCCACTGCCAGCAATCAATCTTACTGATGGAACATGGCAAACATGTCATCTGTGAAAAGCCCGTTGCATCTAACATCGATGAAGCAACTCGAATGTTTGAGGTCGCCGAGCAAAACGGTGTCGTGCTGTTTGAGGCGTATAAATCTCAATTCTTGCCAAACTTTAAACAAATGCAGCTCGGATTAGCAAAAATCGGCAAGCTACATAAGGCACACATCAACTATTGCCAGTATTCATCGCGCTATCAGAAATATTTAAACGGTGAGAACCCAAATACCTTTAACCCAGCGTTCTCAAATGGATCATTGGTCGATATCGGCTTTTACTGCGTCGCTGCGACAGTCGCTCTGTTTGGCGAACCAGACAGTGTACAGGCTTCTGCAAAGCGACTTGATTCCGGTGTTGATGCGCATGGTTGCGCGATTTTCCAATACCCAGAGCTTGACGTAACCTTGACTCATTCAAAAGTCAGTGACTCTTATGCACCCAGTGAGATCCAAGGTGAATTAGGTGCAATCCTCATCGATCACATCGCTGAATGTACCGATGTTAAGATCCGATACCGAGATGGACATATAGAAAACCTCACTCAATCACAAAGCAAAAACTCCATGAGTTACGAAGCACAGGCCTTTGCCGACTGTATTGGCGGCGATCAAACAACGCTAGCTCAAGCCAAACTGCGCGCTTTATCGGTTGCCAAGTTAATTACAGAGATGCGTCAGCAAGTTGGTGTCGTTTACCCTGCGGACAAATAG